From a single Helicovermis profundi genomic region:
- a CDS encoding ABC transporter permease — protein MKFNFGRFNSIVVKEFIHVFRDPASLGVVLIMPFIYIMLFGFAITTDVNHIKLAVYDGDKTYESRELARKFVASDYFIISDELDNMNDIENLIDSSKVKAALIIPSGYSKKLKRGENPSSQLIIDGTDPTIARQALQSGVLVSNMYNISVIGEGNITLPEMRTRVWYNTNMESTKFIIPGLIGLIMQNITVMLTAFALVREKESGTIEQLLVSPLKPYELIYGKMVPYVLIGSIDFIVALFFGTWFFKVPIEGSLFLLLVLGFGFIITSLAIGILISTVSKNQLQAMQLSFVSILPTVLLSGFMFPIESMPYAIKLLSNVIPLTYFLNILRGIILKGIGLEFLWKDVLGVTAIGLFLLIMAVKRFHSKLD, from the coding sequence GATCCTGCAAGTCTTGGCGTAGTTCTTATAATGCCCTTCATATATATAATGTTATTTGGATTTGCAATAACTACTGATGTTAATCATATTAAGCTTGCAGTTTATGATGGTGATAAAACATATGAAAGTAGAGAATTAGCAAGAAAATTCGTTGCTTCAGATTATTTTATTATAAGTGATGAACTTGATAATATGAATGATATTGAGAATTTAATTGATTCTTCAAAGGTAAAAGCTGCATTAATTATTCCAAGTGGATATAGTAAAAAACTTAAAAGAGGAGAAAATCCATCGAGTCAACTTATAATTGATGGAACTGATCCAACTATTGCAAGGCAAGCTCTTCAAAGCGGAGTTTTAGTATCCAATATGTATAATATTAGTGTAATAGGCGAAGGAAATATCACTTTACCTGAAATGAGGACTAGAGTATGGTATAACACTAATATGGAGAGTACAAAATTTATTATACCAGGACTTATCGGATTAATCATGCAAAATATAACGGTTATGCTTACGGCGTTTGCACTTGTAAGGGAAAAAGAATCTGGAACAATTGAGCAATTATTAGTATCACCTTTAAAACCATATGAATTAATATACGGGAAAATGGTGCCTTATGTCTTAATTGGAAGTATAGATTTTATTGTTGCGCTTTTTTTTGGAACCTGGTTTTTTAAAGTTCCGATTGAAGGTAGTCTTTTTTTACTATTAGTTTTAGGATTTGGTTTTATTATTACATCACTTGCGATTGGAATACTCATATCTACTGTTTCAAAAAATCAGCTTCAAGCAATGCAATTATCATTTGTTTCAATACTTCCGACTGTGTTATTATCAGGATTTATGTTTCCAATTGAAAGTATGCCTTACGCAATTAAATTACTTTCAAATGTAATTCCACTTACGTATTTTTTAAATATATTAAGAGGAATTATATTAAAAGGAATAGGTTTAGAATTTTTATGGAAAGACGTACTTGGAGTTACTGCAATAGGATTATTCTTATTAATTATGGCAGTCAAAAGATTTCATAGTAAATTAGATTAA
- a CDS encoding aminopeptidase: protein MNINMLERYAELVVKMGLNIQENQILVIHSPLESREFAKLITEKAYNEGAREVIVKWADEEFTKMKYMMANDEVFDEFPSYEKEFYLSLVRKDAAFLRISASDPDMMKDVDPSKMVRFQKAAEPEIKEYRDRMMSSKNVWSVVSVPTKGWAKKVFPNVTVDEATEKLWDAIFKAVRADKEDTIAAWETHNTNLKNYKEKLNEYNFRTLIVKNEIGTDLEINLPKGHIWDGGSEHCEKGTRFFPNMPTEEVFSMPERNGVNGVVVSSKPLNYNGSLIEDFSLTFKEGRIVDFTAKKGYEQLKSLVETDEGSHYLGEVALVAYDSPISNMNIMFYNTLFDENASCHLAIGKAYPTCIENGENMTKEEMLKNGVNDSLVHVDFMYGTKDLSVVGIKENGEQIVVMENGDIVI, encoded by the coding sequence ATGAATATTAATATGTTAGAAAGGTACGCTGAGCTTGTTGTTAAAATGGGGTTGAATATTCAAGAAAATCAAATTCTCGTAATTCACTCTCCCTTGGAAAGCAGAGAATTTGCTAAATTAATAACTGAAAAAGCTTACAATGAAGGCGCTCGTGAAGTTATTGTAAAATGGGCTGATGAAGAATTTACTAAAATGAAATATATGATGGCAAATGATGAAGTATTTGATGAATTTCCAAGTTATGAAAAAGAATTTTATCTTTCACTAGTTAGAAAAGATGCTGCTTTTTTAAGAATATCTGCATCTGATCCTGATATGATGAAGGATGTTGATCCTAGCAAAATGGTTAGATTCCAAAAAGCTGCTGAGCCAGAAATTAAGGAATATAGAGATAGAATGATGAGCAGTAAAAATGTATGGTCAGTTGTATCTGTTCCTACTAAAGGCTGGGCAAAGAAAGTATTTCCAAATGTTACAGTAGATGAAGCTACTGAAAAATTGTGGGATGCAATATTTAAAGCTGTAAGAGCAGATAAAGAAGATACAATTGCTGCATGGGAAACTCATAATACAAATTTAAAAAATTATAAAGAAAAACTTAACGAATATAATTTTAGAACTTTAATAGTTAAAAATGAAATAGGTACAGATTTAGAAATCAATCTTCCTAAAGGACATATTTGGGATGGTGGTAGTGAGCACTGTGAAAAAGGGACAAGATTTTTTCCAAATATGCCAACAGAAGAAGTTTTTTCAATGCCTGAAAGAAATGGTGTAAATGGTGTAGTAGTTAGTTCAAAACCGCTTAATTACAATGGTTCTTTAATTGAAGATTTTTCTTTAACTTTTAAAGAAGGTAGAATTGTAGATTTTACAGCAAAAAAAGGATATGAGCAATTAAAGAGTTTAGTTGAAACAGACGAAGGCTCACATTATCTTGGAGAAGTTGCCTTAGTAGCTTATGATTCGCCTATATCAAATATGAATATTATGTTCTATAATACATTGTTTGATGAAAATGCTTCATGTCATTTGGCAATTGGAAAAGCATATCCTACATGTATTGAAAATGGTGAAAATATGACAAAAGAAGAAATGCTTAAAAACGGTGTAAATGATTCTTTAGTCCATGTTGATTTTATGTATGGAACAAAAGATTTATCTGTAGTTGGAATAAAAGAAAATGGTGAACAAATAGTAGTAATGGAAAATGGAGATATTGTTATATAG